Proteins encoded within one genomic window of Candidatus Pseudothioglobus singularis PS1:
- a CDS encoding aspartate/glutamate racemase family protein, with the protein MTIESKKYQISDALSERRDRPSVGLIVLNTDFTFERDFVRMYTEQKPDYDFYFNRIYFANPMTPESLAAIGDDLTEAAALILPNYDLDLVVFNCTSSSSIVGDEAIELAIQESKPTAKVLSTSQAVVANFKARGFKKISVLTPYSEEVSSLLRGYLERNGVEMVSSMHMDMDDDRDVAMLPADEIIKAAKAAIHNDADAIFISCTAMRSAEIIPEIEAAIGKPVFTSNQATFDQISNMIENLHT; encoded by the coding sequence ATGACAATAGAATCAAAAAAATATCAGATATCCGATGCTTTGAGTGAGAGGAGGGATAGGCCATCAGTAGGTCTGATAGTCTTGAATACTGATTTCACCTTTGAACGTGATTTTGTAAGAATGTACACCGAGCAAAAGCCAGACTATGACTTCTATTTTAATAGGATTTATTTCGCAAACCCAATGACCCCAGAGTCCTTAGCTGCAATTGGCGATGATTTGACTGAAGCAGCTGCCCTTATACTTCCCAATTATGACCTTGATTTAGTTGTATTTAATTGTACTTCATCTTCATCCATTGTCGGTGATGAAGCAATAGAGCTTGCAATTCAAGAGAGCAAGCCAACTGCAAAAGTTTTATCTACCTCTCAAGCAGTTGTTGCCAATTTTAAGGCGCGAGGTTTTAAAAAAATCAGTGTATTAACGCCTTATAGCGAAGAGGTCTCCTCTCTTTTAAGAGGTTATCTAGAGCGTAATGGAGTTGAAATGGTATCCTCAATGCATATGGATATGGATGATGATAGGGATGTCGCTATGCTTCCGGCTGATGAAATTATTAAAGCAGCTAAAGCTGCAATACATAATGATGCTGACGCCATTTTTATATCGTGCACAGCAATGAGATCGGCAGAAATCATCCCAGAGATTGAGGCTGCAATTGGTAAGCCTGTATTCACATCTAACCAAGCTACTTTTGATCAAATTTCTAATATGATTGAGAATCTTCATACCTAA
- a CDS encoding Lrp/AsnC family transcriptional regulator has translation MHKLDERDIQILSILQVEGRITKTALADKLNLSLTPSWDRLQRLEEAGIIESYGAKLSSSFLSNFHLVITEVELESHKQGEFARFEEAIMEFDEVLSCWSVGGSLDYILRVFVKDVSDYQDFLKRVLKADIGMRRYFSYAVLDTIKHTDMISETLIKRSDLAK, from the coding sequence ATGCATAAGCTCGATGAAAGAGATATCCAAATTTTATCTATTCTTCAAGTAGAGGGAAGGATTACCAAGACTGCACTCGCTGACAAACTGAATTTATCACTTACCCCATCTTGGGATAGGCTTCAAAGACTTGAAGAGGCTGGAATCATTGAAAGTTACGGTGCTAAGCTATCTTCATCCTTTTTAAGTAACTTTCATCTTGTCATTACAGAGGTTGAGTTAGAGAGCCACAAGCAGGGCGAGTTCGCTAGATTTGAAGAGGCCATTATGGAGTTTGATGAGGTCCTCTCCTGTTGGTCAGTGGGCGGGAGCCTGGATTATATTCTGAGAGTATTTGTAAAGGATGTGAGTGATTATCAAGACTTCCTTAAGAGAGTTCTAAAGGCAGACATAGGCATGAGGCGTTATTTCAGTTATGCGGTATTAGATACAATCAAGCATACTGATATGATCTCTGAGACCTTAATCAAAAGATCTGATCTAGCAAAATAA
- a CDS encoding M24 family metallopeptidase produces MKKERRRFSKEEYLARQLKVRQSMNASNVDALIIYDPANMFWLTGYDGWSFYVHQCVVISTNGDLFWYGRGIDAKGAELTTDLKLKNILSYPDDYVMTPEKHPMEHLAGILKEKGFSNKRIGLEKDNYYFSARAAESLYSSLPDATFSDHTGLINWQRAVKSETEITYMKRAGKVIEGVYERVMQVAEPGMRKNDLVAEIYHAGVKGHQGHYGDYASFVPLIGAGEEAAACHMTWNDEPLKNNEGMFLELGAAYARYHCPCSRTLFLGTPPQQYLDIEKVINECIENAIGMFKPGNTCAQISDNFTATLKKYGYEKNNRCGYPIGCSYPPDWGERTMSLRGNDQTVLEENMTFHFMPAIWFDDWGFEMTESIRVGSNGGECLSAVPRKLLVK; encoded by the coding sequence ATGAAGAAAGAGAGAAGAAGATTTAGCAAGGAGGAGTATCTAGCAAGACAATTAAAAGTTCGGCAATCTATGAATGCCTCAAATGTTGATGCTCTCATAATTTATGATCCTGCCAACATGTTCTGGCTGACAGGCTATGATGGATGGTCATTCTATGTTCATCAGTGTGTTGTTATTTCAACAAATGGTGATCTTTTTTGGTATGGCAGAGGGATTGATGCAAAGGGTGCTGAACTCACTACAGATCTAAAATTAAAAAATATTCTCTCTTATCCTGACGACTACGTGATGACCCCTGAGAAACATCCTATGGAGCATCTTGCTGGAATTCTCAAAGAAAAGGGATTCTCCAATAAAAGAATTGGCTTAGAGAAAGATAATTATTATTTCTCAGCCAGAGCTGCTGAATCTTTATATAGCTCACTTCCGGATGCGACATTTAGCGATCATACGGGTCTTATTAACTGGCAAAGAGCCGTTAAATCTGAAACTGAAATTACCTACATGAAAAGGGCTGGTAAGGTAATTGAAGGGGTTTACGAGAGAGTTATGCAGGTCGCAGAGCCAGGGATGAGAAAAAATGATTTGGTAGCTGAAATCTATCATGCTGGAGTCAAGGGTCATCAGGGTCACTATGGTGACTACGCCTCTTTTGTGCCATTGATTGGTGCAGGTGAAGAAGCTGCTGCGTGTCATATGACTTGGAATGATGAGCCACTAAAAAATAACGAAGGCATGTTCTTAGAGCTTGGAGCTGCCTATGCGAGGTATCACTGTCCCTGCTCAAGAACCTTATTTCTAGGAACACCTCCGCAACAATACCTTGATATTGAAAAAGTTATTAATGAGTGCATTGAGAATGCGATTGGAATGTTTAAGCCAGGTAATACTTGTGCACAAATATCAGATAACTTTACTGCAACGCTAAAAAAATATGGCTATGAAAAGAATAATCGATGTGGATATCCCATCGGCTGTAGTTACCCACCAGACTGGGGTGAGCGCACGATGAGTCTTCGTGGAAATGATCAAACTGTACTTGAAGAAAATATGACTTTTCATTTTATGCCAGCGATCTGGTTCGATGACTGGGGTTTTGAGATGACTGAAAGTATTCGTGTTGGAAGTAATGGCGGAGAATGTTTATCAGCTGTCCCAAGAAAGCTATTAGTTAAATAG
- a CDS encoding cystathionine gamma-synthase family protein, whose translation MLDKKQIGKSTQSIWSGEQEHELYERSTQVPVVHSVSFAYKDIDTWHKVALEEAEGHIYSRNTNPTVRAFEDKVKELESAQAATSFASGMAAISNTLATFLKPGDRVVSIKDSYGGTNVIFNEFLPPLNIIVSLCETGDYEQIEAEIAKGCTLLYLETPTNPTIKITDIKRLSAAAKKVGALVVVDNTFATPINQNPLLLGADITLHSASKYLGGHADALGGVICGNKDLVKKVYHYREINGATLAPMDAYSLLRGMKTLKLRVERQNESALKIANFLENHPLVEQVNYPGLESHPGHQIAKVQMNGGYGGMLSFSVKGGLESIKKFLPKLKYAHMAANLGCVETVVGPPLTTSHVECSAEERKAAGIPEGLVRYSTGIEDVEDLIDDLKQAFTHIS comes from the coding sequence ATGCTTGATAAAAAACAAATCGGAAAGTCTACTCAAAGTATCTGGAGCGGTGAACAGGAACATGAGCTTTATGAGCGCTCTACTCAGGTGCCCGTTGTTCACAGTGTTTCATTTGCTTATAAAGATATTGATACATGGCACAAAGTCGCCCTAGAGGAGGCTGAAGGACATATTTACTCTAGAAATACGAATCCAACTGTTCGTGCTTTTGAGGACAAGGTAAAGGAGTTAGAGAGCGCCCAGGCTGCTACCAGCTTTGCCTCTGGCATGGCCGCCATTAGTAATACGCTGGCCACCTTTTTAAAGCCAGGAGACCGAGTTGTTTCTATCAAGGACAGCTATGGAGGCACTAATGTTATCTTTAATGAGTTTTTACCCCCACTAAATATTATTGTAAGCCTATGCGAAACAGGCGACTATGAGCAAATAGAAGCAGAAATAGCTAAAGGTTGTACCTTGCTATATCTGGAAACACCAACAAACCCCACCATAAAAATAACGGACATTAAAAGACTGAGCGCTGCGGCCAAAAAAGTGGGGGCACTTGTCGTTGTTGACAATACATTTGCTACCCCTATTAATCAAAACCCTTTACTGCTTGGGGCCGACATCACGCTTCACTCTGCATCTAAGTATCTTGGCGGTCATGCTGACGCCCTTGGAGGTGTCATATGTGGCAACAAAGATTTAGTAAAGAAGGTTTATCACTACCGTGAAATCAATGGTGCAACGCTTGCACCGATGGATGCCTATAGCCTCCTAAGGGGTATGAAAACTTTAAAGCTTCGCGTTGAGAGGCAGAATGAGAGCGCTCTCAAAATTGCAAATTTCCTTGAAAACCATCCACTAGTTGAGCAGGTAAACTACCCAGGATTAGAATCTCATCCTGGCCATCAGATTGCGAAAGTTCAAATGAATGGTGGCTATGGTGGGATGCTTAGTTTTTCTGTCAAAGGGGGTCTGGAGTCAATCAAAAAATTTCTACCCAAACTCAAATATGCCCATATGGCAGCGAACTTAGGTTGTGTTGAGACGGTAGTCGGCCCTCCTTTGACGACAAGTCATGTGGAGTGCAGTGCTGAAGAGAGAAAGGCTGCAGGCATTCCTGAAGGTCTAGTAAGGTATTCCACAGGAATTGAGGATGTTGAGGATCTAATAGATGATTTGAAGCAAGCATTTACACATATATCTTAA
- a CDS encoding DMT family transporter: MNSNPQKNQAEKDKGAIKSNLICVFSILLFAMGFPAAEYLLDDWDVVSVITARNVFSFILIFLIWLSIEGIQKVKSAKWLKGFFIGVSGFGIGAFLILYLQSITTPVIAALAVATMPVFAVSLEMLLDGRKMTFWFFFGVVLVLWGGYIASGASLVESNIGFAILIGFLGVALFAWGSRATVKNLPGMTTLGQVAVTSFGMAGLSIALYFICTIFMDLTNSASSITLKHLGLVLIYAWLGLGISQILWIKAVSQLGIGISSFHLNAVPFYVMFMLFLLGDRWIWHQAVGALIVISGVILAQQKSSKKKADFFELP, translated from the coding sequence ATGAATAGCAATCCCCAAAAAAATCAAGCTGAAAAAGATAAAGGCGCTATTAAGTCTAATTTAATATGTGTCTTTTCAATCCTTTTATTTGCAATGGGCTTTCCTGCTGCAGAGTACTTATTGGATGACTGGGATGTCGTCAGCGTTATTACTGCTCGAAATGTATTTTCATTTATTTTAATTTTCTTAATATGGTTATCCATTGAGGGGATTCAAAAGGTTAAATCTGCTAAATGGCTTAAAGGTTTTTTTATTGGGGTCTCGGGATTTGGTATTGGGGCATTTTTGATTCTTTACCTACAGTCTATTACAACTCCAGTGATTGCGGCATTAGCGGTAGCCACGATGCCTGTATTTGCGGTTTCACTTGAGATGCTCCTTGATGGACGCAAAATGACGTTTTGGTTTTTCTTTGGTGTTGTTTTGGTTCTTTGGGGCGGCTATATTGCTTCTGGAGCTTCATTGGTTGAGAGTAATATTGGATTTGCTATTCTGATTGGGTTTCTAGGGGTAGCACTATTTGCATGGGGATCTAGAGCAACCGTTAAAAACCTTCCAGGTATGACTACTTTAGGTCAGGTAGCAGTGACATCATTTGGAATGGCTGGGCTTTCAATTGCGCTGTATTTTATTTGCACTATTTTTATGGATTTAACGAATAGCGCCTCATCAATAACACTCAAGCATCTTGGTTTAGTCCTAATCTATGCTTGGCTTGGTCTAGGCATTTCACAAATCTTATGGATAAAGGCTGTGAGTCAGCTGGGTATTGGTATTTCGTCATTTCATTTGAATGCGGTTCCATTCTACGTCATGTTTATGCTGTTTCTTCTTGGTGATCGCTGGATATGGCACCAAGCTGTTGGGGCTCTAATCGTAATTTCTGGGGTCATATTAGCGCAACAAAAGTCTTCGAAGAAAAAAGCAGATTTTTTTGAGCTACCTTAG
- the prmC gene encoding peptide chain release factor N(5)-glutamine methyltransferase: MKSIKDFLRNDVEDISKLLCLALNKTQEQLYANLDYQLVDTELSVLLGYIDQRKKGKPFAYIKGSQGFYDLDFIVSPATLIPRPETELLIDITLNLLDKNKNLNVLDLGTGSGVIAITISEKRPKWKLSATDLSLDALNIARLNSTKNIDFYCGSWFDPVPPETFDLIVSNPPYINEHDPHLQDLRYEPIEALVSGDDGLNDIREIINKSTLFLNSGGYLLLEHGYDQKDRIVKLLEESYTSIKTFKDLNKVDRAILAKLR; the protein is encoded by the coding sequence ATGAAATCAATTAAAGACTTTCTAAGGAATGATGTTGAAGATATTTCTAAACTGTTGTGTCTGGCGCTTAACAAAACCCAAGAGCAGCTATATGCTAATTTAGATTACCAACTGGTGGATACTGAACTATCAGTTCTCTTAGGCTATATCGACCAAAGAAAAAAAGGTAAGCCATTCGCCTATATCAAAGGCAGTCAAGGCTTTTATGATTTAGATTTTATAGTATCACCTGCAACCCTTATTCCTCGACCTGAAACTGAACTATTAATAGACATAACACTCAATTTACTTGATAAAAATAAAAATCTCAATGTATTAGACTTAGGAACAGGTAGCGGGGTTATTGCAATTACAATTTCTGAAAAGCGTCCTAAATGGAAACTCTCAGCTACTGATCTGTCATTAGATGCGCTTAATATTGCCAGACTCAATTCAACTAAAAATATTGATTTTTATTGTGGCAGTTGGTTTGATCCAGTCCCACCTGAAACATTTGATTTAATTGTTAGTAACCCACCCTATATTAATGAGCATGACCCACACTTACAAGATCTAAGATATGAGCCTATAGAGGCCTTAGTTTCAGGCGATGATGGTCTAAATGACATTAGAGAAATTATCAACAAATCAACATTATTTCTTAATAGTGGTGGTTACTTACTCCTTGAGCATGGGTATGATCAAAAAGATAGAATTGTGAAGTTATTAGAAGAGTCTTATACAAGTATCAAAACATTTAAAGATCTGAACAAGGTTGACAGGGCAATCCTTGCAAAACTAAGGTAG
- a CDS encoding tRNA (cytidine(34)-2'-O)-methyltransferase, which translates to MLNLVLFEPEIPTNTGSLIRLSANMGSNLHLIKPYGFEINDKRLRRAGLDYKELANLYEYDNFDDYLDKACPTKIYIVSTKVKTSYADVKYHRGDSFLFGSETKGLPKEIMDEYDGITLPMQKGSRSLNLSNCVSIVAYEAWRQLGFET; encoded by the coding sequence ATGTTAAATTTAGTGTTATTTGAACCTGAGATTCCTACTAATACAGGGAGCCTTATTCGATTATCAGCAAATATGGGTTCTAATCTCCACCTCATTAAACCATATGGATTTGAGATTAATGATAAGCGATTGAGACGCGCTGGGCTTGATTATAAAGAGTTAGCAAATTTATATGAATACGATAATTTTGATGATTATTTAGATAAGGCTTGTCCAACTAAAATTTATATAGTGAGCACAAAAGTAAAAACGAGTTATGCCGATGTTAAATATCATAGGGGGGATTCATTTCTTTTTGGCTCCGAGACTAAAGGGCTTCCAAAAGAAATAATGGATGAATATGATGGCATCACACTTCCAATGCAAAAAGGCTCAAGGAGTTTAAATCTCTCAAACTGTGTTTCAATAGTTGCATACGAGGCATGGCGTCAACTAGGGTTTGAGACTTAA
- the fmt gene encoding methionyl-tRNA formyltransferase, whose translation MRIVFAGTPNFAVKALSHLHNSNHEIIAVYCQPDRPKGRGKVLTPCPVKLYALENNLTVVQPEKLSHPENYKRLLSLNPDVMIVAAYGQILTKEILEVPKFGCLNIHASLLPRWRGAAPIERAIIAGDNETGITIMQMNEGLDTGDILLKDKHPISNTETSGSLTESLSVMGAHLILKTLDSINQIKHLPQNSSDAIYAKKILKAEAQIDWSQSALSISQKIRAFNPRPIAQSQAEAKQFKDKVIRIIDAEPLNIECSKSPGMVVEQKKDSCHIATGSGLLSIKRVQLAGKNEVSIRDFNNAYQLIKLS comes from the coding sequence ATGCGCATAGTTTTCGCAGGTACACCCAATTTTGCGGTCAAAGCACTATCTCACCTTCACAATTCTAATCATGAGATTATTGCTGTTTATTGTCAGCCAGATAGACCTAAAGGAAGAGGAAAAGTCTTAACTCCTTGCCCAGTTAAGCTCTATGCCCTTGAGAATAATTTAACTGTTGTACAGCCAGAAAAATTAAGCCATCCAGAAAATTATAAGAGGTTATTGTCTCTTAATCCCGATGTAATGATTGTTGCAGCTTATGGCCAGATTCTTACCAAAGAAATACTCGAAGTGCCAAAGTTTGGTTGCCTAAATATACACGCTTCTCTTCTGCCGCGATGGAGAGGCGCTGCACCTATTGAAAGAGCTATTATTGCAGGAGATAACGAAACAGGAATCACCATTATGCAGATGAATGAAGGACTCGATACTGGTGACATTCTCCTGAAGGATAAACACCCTATCTCAAATACAGAAACCTCTGGCTCGTTAACAGAGTCTTTATCAGTTATGGGCGCCCATCTAATTCTTAAGACTCTAGATAGCATAAATCAAATAAAACATTTACCTCAAAATTCGAGTGATGCCATCTATGCAAAAAAAATACTGAAAGCTGAAGCACAAATAGACTGGAGTCAAAGTGCTCTTTCAATCAGTCAAAAAATAAGGGCTTTTAATCCACGCCCTATTGCGCAATCTCAAGCTGAGGCGAAACAGTTTAAAGATAAGGTTATTAGAATTATTGATGCTGAACCATTAAACATTGAGTGCTCAAAATCCCCTGGAATGGTTGTTGAGCAGAAAAAGGACTCTTGCCATATTGCCACTGGAAGTGGACTATTAAGCATCAAAAGAGTTCAGCTAGCGGGCAAAAATGAGGTTTCCATTAGAGACTTCAATAATGCCTATCAGCTCATTAAACTCAGCTAG
- the argH gene encoding argininosuccinate lyase — MTSKTNHLWGGRFNEPTDEFVKIFGASVAFDKTLALYDIEGSIAHATMLMEAKVLTSDELKKILKGLEQVKQEIISGEFTWSVDLEDVHMNIESRLTEICGEPGKKLHTGRSRNDQVATDIRLYLRDNVQRIQNELQKLLHALLDLAEQENETIMPGFTHLQAAQPISFGHHLLAYFEMFKRDKERLEDSFKRINTMPLGSAALAGTSYPINRERTAELLGFERISLNSLDAVSDRDFAIEFASNASLIMMHLSRFSEELILWSSAQFEFIALPDSFCTGSSIMPQKKNPDVPELVRGKTGRVNGNLIALLTLMKGQPLAYNKDNQEDKEPLFDSVETIYSCLHVFSEMMPTIKANKDNMYQSAIKGYTTATDLADYLVKKGLAFRDAHDVVGKAVAFGIKENKDLSEFTLNELKEFDTSIENDVFEVISLEGSIQSRNHIGGTSPEQILIAIKAGRKAIK, encoded by the coding sequence ATGACTTCTAAAACAAATCATTTATGGGGTGGCCGTTTCAATGAGCCAACTGATGAGTTTGTCAAAATATTTGGCGCATCTGTTGCTTTTGATAAAACCCTTGCGCTCTATGATATTGAAGGCTCTATAGCGCATGCAACTATGCTCATGGAAGCTAAAGTACTAACCAGTGACGAGTTAAAGAAGATTTTAAAAGGGCTTGAACAAGTCAAACAAGAGATCATTTCAGGAGAATTTACCTGGTCAGTTGATCTTGAAGATGTTCACATGAATATTGAGTCTCGATTAACAGAGATTTGTGGCGAGCCAGGTAAAAAACTTCATACTGGGCGCTCTCGAAATGATCAGGTTGCTACAGATATTAGGCTCTATCTAAGAGATAATGTCCAGCGCATCCAGAATGAGCTTCAAAAACTTCTGCACGCCCTTCTCGATCTTGCCGAACAAGAAAATGAGACCATTATGCCCGGTTTTACTCATCTTCAGGCTGCTCAGCCAATCAGTTTTGGGCACCACCTATTAGCCTACTTCGAAATGTTTAAGCGTGATAAAGAGCGTCTTGAGGATAGCTTTAAGCGAATCAATACAATGCCTCTTGGTAGTGCTGCCCTTGCAGGAACGAGTTATCCAATTAATCGTGAACGAACCGCTGAACTCTTGGGCTTTGAGCGTATCAGCTTGAACTCTTTGGACGCCGTTAGTGACCGTGACTTTGCAATTGAGTTTGCCTCAAATGCGAGCCTCATCATGATGCATCTTTCTAGGTTCTCCGAGGAACTCATTCTTTGGTCTAGCGCTCAGTTTGAATTTATTGCTCTTCCTGATAGTTTTTGTACGGGCTCATCGATTATGCCCCAAAAGAAAAATCCAGATGTGCCAGAGCTGGTTCGAGGAAAAACAGGAAGGGTTAATGGTAATTTGATTGCTCTTCTTACTCTGATGAAGGGCCAACCATTAGCTTATAACAAAGATAATCAAGAAGACAAAGAGCCGCTCTTTGATAGCGTAGAAACAATCTACTCTTGCCTCCATGTTTTTTCTGAAATGATGCCTACAATTAAAGCCAATAAGGATAATATGTATCAATCAGCAATTAAGGGGTACACCACTGCTACCGATCTGGCAGACTATCTTGTCAAAAAAGGTTTGGCCTTTAGGGATGCCCATGATGTTGTCGGTAAAGCTGTTGCCTTTGGAATCAAAGAAAATAAAGATCTAAGTGAATTTACTTTAAATGAGTTAAAAGAATTTGATACATCTATCGAAAATGATGTATTTGAAGTGATCTCACTAGAGGGGTCTATTCAATCACGTAATCATATAGGTGGAACCTCTCCTGAGCAAATCCTGATTGCCATTAAAGCTGGTCGCAAAGCTATAAAGTAA
- the hemC gene encoding hydroxymethylbilane synthase, giving the protein MLRIATRKSPLALWQAEFVKSRLEHFYPELKIELVKMTTQGDKILDTPLSKIGGKNLFIKELEIGMIEGRADIAVHSMKDVPYELPEGFVVGAILERENPFDAFVSNHFNSITDLPIGSRVGSCSLRRIVQLKALRPDLVILDLRGNVNTRLQKLDDGEYDAIILACSGLMRLGFEDRIKQHLNAQQSLPAVGQGALGIEVKENDSQIIKLLEPLIHKKTMDEVSAERAMNASLQGGCSVAIGAYATSNGSELNLRGMVGNVDSGKVIRVDEHGDLSQPKDLGERVANKLLSLGARKLLSGV; this is encoded by the coding sequence GTGCTTAGAATTGCAACACGCAAAAGTCCACTGGCTCTTTGGCAGGCAGAGTTTGTTAAGTCAAGGCTAGAGCATTTCTATCCTGAGTTGAAGATAGAGTTAGTAAAAATGACGACTCAGGGTGATAAGATACTTGATACTCCCCTTTCAAAAATTGGTGGCAAAAACCTTTTCATTAAGGAGCTTGAAATTGGAATGATCGAAGGTAGGGCTGATATAGCAGTTCATTCAATGAAAGATGTTCCCTATGAATTACCGGAAGGTTTTGTTGTTGGAGCTATTCTGGAGCGTGAAAATCCATTTGATGCTTTTGTATCAAACCATTTCAACAGTATTACAGACCTTCCAATTGGTTCACGAGTTGGCTCATGTAGTCTAAGACGAATCGTCCAATTAAAGGCATTGAGGCCAGACTTAGTTATTTTAGACTTAAGAGGAAATGTCAATACCCGCTTACAAAAACTTGATGATGGTGAGTATGATGCAATCATTCTGGCCTGCTCAGGCCTTATGAGGCTTGGTTTTGAGGATCGAATCAAGCAGCATCTTAATGCTCAACAATCGTTACCAGCTGTTGGACAGGGCGCCCTTGGAATTGAGGTGAAAGAAAACGATAGTCAAATTATCAAGCTTTTAGAGCCACTCATTCACAAGAAAACGATGGATGAAGTAAGTGCTGAAAGAGCTATGAATGCATCACTTCAGGGAGGTTGCTCGGTTGCAATTGGTGCTTATGCTACAAGCAATGGGAGTGAATTAAACCTTAGAGGCATGGTTGGTAATGTTGATTCTGGGAAAGTGATAAGGGTAGATGAGCATGGTGATTTGAGCCAACCAAAAGATTTGGGCGAACGAGTAGCCAATAAGCTTTTATCTTTGGGTGCAAGAAAACTATTAAGCGGAGTATGA
- a CDS encoding 4a-hydroxytetrahydrobiopterin dehydratase, whose amino-acid sequence MSNEQLVQFLIELAEWRIKDEKLFRVLRFKDFNKAIEFMNQVAITAEAMDHHPEWSNVYNKVEIYLVTHSEGGITQLDIDLAREIDSHFSTFKL is encoded by the coding sequence TTGTCTAATGAACAACTAGTGCAATTTTTAATAGAGCTTGCTGAATGGCGTATAAAAGATGAAAAACTATTTAGAGTTCTTCGCTTTAAAGACTTTAATAAAGCTATTGAGTTTATGAATCAAGTTGCAATCACTGCAGAGGCAATGGATCACCATCCTGAGTGGTCGAATGTCTACAATAAAGTAGAGATATATCTAGTGACTCATAGTGAGGGCGGAATTACGCAGCTTGATATTGATTTAGCGAGAGAGATTGATTCTCATTTCAGTACTTTTAAGCTCTAA
- the ftsY gene encoding signal recognition particle-docking protein FtsY yields MLNFFKKTQSQDSQEVKNKTSLKERLFKSKKKLGDGLSSLVIGKKKIDEDLLEELEMLLIGSDIGIQTTDKVIEVVRKKASRKELKDEDSLYQLIKEELESLLIKESLLQPSSNNPFVILVVGINGAGKTTTIGKLSKLFQGEGKSVMLAAGDTFRAAAVEQLQVWGERNDIPVIAQKTGADAASVVYDAYQSAIAKDIDILIADTAGRLHTQDNLMQELEKIKRVLKKHNEDAPHETLLVIDGGSGQNAIQQANEFHKSINLTGLAITKLDGTAKGGVLFSISDSLKLPIRYIGVGEAIEDLKPFNAKDFVNALFD; encoded by the coding sequence ATGCTAAATTTTTTTAAAAAAACGCAAAGCCAAGATTCTCAGGAAGTAAAAAATAAAACTTCGCTTAAGGAAAGACTATTTAAATCCAAAAAAAAGCTTGGTGATGGCCTCTCTTCACTTGTTATTGGCAAAAAAAAGATTGATGAAGACCTCCTTGAAGAGTTGGAAATGCTCTTAATTGGATCAGACATTGGAATCCAAACAACTGATAAAGTAATTGAAGTCGTTAGAAAAAAAGCATCCAGAAAGGAATTAAAAGATGAGGATAGCCTCTATCAGCTGATTAAGGAGGAACTAGAGTCGTTATTAATCAAGGAAAGTCTATTACAGCCTAGCTCTAACAATCCTTTTGTCATTCTTGTGGTGGGAATAAATGGTGCTGGAAAAACGACAACTATTGGTAAGCTTTCAAAGTTATTTCAAGGTGAAGGTAAATCAGTTATGCTTGCAGCTGGAGACACATTTAGAGCGGCTGCGGTTGAGCAGCTTCAGGTATGGGGTGAGAGAAATGATATTCCCGTCATCGCTCAAAAAACAGGGGCTGACGCAGCCTCGGTTGTATATGATGCCTATCAGTCAGCGATTGCTAAAGATATTGATATATTAATTGCTGATACAGCGGGAAGACTTCATACTCAAGATAACTTAATGCAAGAGCTTGAAAAAATTAAGAGAGTGCTTAAAAAGCATAATGAGGATGCGCCTCATGAAACCCTTCTTGTGATTGATGGAGGCTCAGGGCAGAACGCCATTCAACAAGCAAATGAATTTCACAAGTCCATTAATTTAACAGGTTTAGCCATCACTAAACTAGATGGCACAGCGAAAGGTGGCGTCTTATTCTCAATATCAGATTCCTTAAAGTTGCCTATTCGCTATATTGGAGTTGGGGAAGCAATTGAAGATCTAAAGCCTTTTAATGCAAAAGATTTTGTCAACGCTTTATTTGATTAG